The nucleotide sequence TTCTCGTGTAAGAACTGTAGCCCCAGGACCACACAGGCCAGGTAGAAGCTGGAAGGGGGGGTATATGGGTGAATTCAGGCCCAGGACAGGCACCAGGGAAGCCATGGCCTGGGGACACCTGGATGTCCCAGCAAGAGTCACATGTGGGAGAGAGACTGGGACAAACatcctgcctgggcctgggggcgCCCAAGGTTGTCCCAAGGTTGCCGCGCACTTACAACCTATCCTTCCCGGGCCCTTAAGTTGTGCCAGGGACCGTGCCAAGGGTCCTGTGTCCTCCCAGCAGCCTGCAGTTGATGTTCATTATGcctgtttttcagatgaggatCTGAGACTCCAGGTAAGTGACCTGCCTAGGGTCACGCAGCCAGAGGCAGGGCTGATATGCCAGTTTAGGTCTAACTCCAGAGGCTGcactggaaggaaaaaataactcCAGCTGTCAGTCCCTGTGCCAGGCAATTTATAAATGCTACTCTCGTCTATGCAACAGCCCCACAAAACAGTCATTACAAGCCCGACTCACAGCTTCATAAATGGAAGCCCACGGGCACGAATGCTGAGAGCTGACACCAGGATGGGAACCAAGGCCTCTCTGACTGCCAGCTCCtctgcaggaggaggaagagagcagctctggggacccaggggaagttttctggaagagacaggcaggaggaaggggaacccACCAGGCCTGGGGCTCAGGAAAGACGTCCTCGTGGATCTGCATCATGAGGTCACCACCGGGCACAAACTCAGTCAGGAAGCAGGCGTGGCTGGAGGTCTGGAAGCAGGCGAGAAGGGAGAGCAGGAACGGGTGCCCCGTGCAGCCCACAGCCTCCAGGATCCGCTTCTCGCAGTACaggctgcaagggaggctggggtcTTAGAGGGAAGGAAACCCTTCCCCAGATGtgccctgcccgccccccacACCACCGCTGGTTCACTGGGCCCTCAGAGTGCTCAGTGGGTAGAGTGGTGGTTTCTAAATATCAAGGGCTCACATGGGTCATGGAACCTGTATAACCACTaatgcccccattttacagatcagcaAACTGAGGTACAGACAGAAGAGGGAACCTGCCCAAGGGTATGCAGCTGCAAGCACCAAAAAGAGGACACAGGCCTGCCTGGCCCCACAGCGTCACCCCTTCAAAGCCCCAAGAGCCTTCAGCTGTCTTCTGGGTGCTCACAGCCCAGGTCAGCCATCCTGGGTGTCTTCCAGGGCCAATGTCCCCGGTgtctgggcccccagccctgctaCGCACCTCTCTACCTCGTCCCGGCCGAGCACCTCCTGTTTCTTCAGTGCTTTGATGGCGTAGTATTTCCCCGTCCCCTTGAACTGGACCAGGAGGACCTGAGGACCAGGGAGAGGTTGGGCTCCAGGTAGGCTGCACAGGGGCCTTCACTTCCTCAGCCCCCCAATCAATGTCCTCCTGGTTAATGTGCCGGGGCCTCCCACCCCACTGCACCCTCTTCAGCCCACTACCTTCCCAAAGTGTCCCCGGCCAAGCACGGCCAAGCAGCGGAAATCCTGAAGTCGGGGTGGTTTCCTGCAAGAGAGAGGACACAGGAAGCCCCCAGGACAAGGACTGGGCCCCCACGCAGAGCCACTCCAACCCTCCATGCCCAGTTCCAGGCCATCCCCAGCTGTGGCGCTTGAGGACGAGCCCTGCAGTGAGCACCCCTAGAACAGCGGATCCCTGAGTCCGGCACGCAGCTGGAGCTCAATAATGTGGGTTCAGCAAGTAAGGACCTGAGAGCCAGTCAGTGCGCACATCCAAGGAGCCACCAAGCCACGCACAAATGGGGACTCCGATGCTCAAGGATGATGCACACCAGATGGAGGTACCTGGCAGGGGAGGCTGGTGGAGACGGCCTGAGTCCAGTCCTGGGCTCCATGTGGAGGCGTTTGATGCGCTGCGAGGGCAGAGGGGCTCAGGGCAGGGCTGgactgtcccccccccccccccccccccccccccgcttcccctccagcctgccagcccctcacaggcagccccacccccagcctatGAGCCCCGCCCACCCCTCACCGGGGGCTCCTCGGGGGTTGGCTCCTGGGGCAGGTAGAGGCGCGGGGGCTTGGGTGGGGGCTTCATCTCTTCTGCCAAGGGGGTCTTCTTGGGCAGGAAATTACTGTGGGGGGGGAGCAGACACATGGCCCAGCACAGGCAGATGGAATAGCGGGGAGGACACATACACAGCCATGCagagatagacagacagacagagtaGGGGGATGAGCAGCCAGGACAGACACCGCCTGAACGTGGAGAGAGGCGGCCGCCTCGGAGAAGCATGCAGGCTGGGCAAGGCGGCTCCTcacctgggggaggcagggtcGGAGCCCCCCCGGGGTGTAGTCGGGGTCTGAGGGCACCCTTTGGGGGGGCTGATCGTGCTTGGGGAGCTGCAGGGGGGCAGCAGGCTCATGACCAAGCGCCCCCAGGCCGCCATGCTGAGGTTCATCTGGGAAGCCCTTAAGAAGTCCTGGCCTGGGGACAAGGGGGGAGCTCAGTCCGGGGCCCCTGGAAGACCAGCCCTGCTCCCCACACACAGAGCCCCACGCCCTCCACACCTCTGCGTTTAGAGAAAACCCGTTTCTGCCTCTGTAGCCGGGGCCGCCTCTCAATGACAGGATCACAGAAGGTCAcctgcagggcagagggcagggttcAGGActggccccctcccaccccatctgCCATGGCACTTCCTCTGCCCCAGGAGCTCAGCCCAAGCTCCCAGTGTCAAAAGATGCAAGAGCCAGAAAAATGGCTTCAATGTCCTCATTGGTAccagtggagaaactgaggcccagagaagagagGCACTTGTCCAGGGTCACGGCTGAGATAGGCACAGGACAAGGACGCAGGCCTCCAGATGCGGCCCCTTAGGGGCGAGAGTGGCTGGGAGTCCTTATTCCTGGAGACCAGCCCTCTCTGGTCCACAGTCTGGATCCCTATACACAGCGGGTCAGTCTTGAAGGCCCGCCTCATCCTGTGCACCCAGGGGCCCACCAGGTCAGAAGGCAGGGGCAGTCAGCACCTGGGCGAAGAGCCGCCCTTGTGGCACCAGGCTGAGGGACAGCTGGTGACAGGCATTGTCCAGGAAGTCCTCGAGCCTCAGGAAAGCCACACCACACAGCTGCCGCCAGTCTCGCCAATGCACCCCAATCTCCAGCTCGCGGGCCTGCACAGAGGGGCCAGGCTGAGGCTGGCACACGGCACGAGCCCTGACCTGAGCGGCTCCACCCTGTCACAAGGTCACCCCAACCATGCAAAGGCCAGCCTTACTCGCTCCAGCGGGATGACAAAGATCTGGTCCCAGGACTGCTCGGCGACCTGCCCCCAGCCTGTCTGGCCCACAGTGCGGTTGTCCACCTTCAGCACAGCCAGCACCTCGCCTgcagggccagagctggggaTCAGAGCAGGCCTAGGGCAGGAGTCCCCTGCAGCCCCGCATAGCTCCTTCCCCACTCACGGGCCAGCTCGCATCCACCACGCTGTTGCCTTGCCCTGGTTCGAAGCCAGCCCTCGGAGGGGCTGCCAGCCAGCGCAGCCACTGGAGAACGTCCAGGCACAGCTGTCAGCAGCTGCTCACAGCCCAGGAGGCGGACCTGCAGTGTCCCTGTCGGGGGGCACTGTCAGATGCCATCTTCCCACTGCCTCCACCAATGTGCCCTGACATCCTAGGAATGCCACTCTCACCAGGAGGTGGCTGAATCCAGACCCTACCCACATTAGACCTGCCATCCTTGGGCAGAACAACTGGCTGTCCCCTCCACGAGCGAGGGCAGCAGGGATACAGGTGCAGAGCACAACCCAGACCTCAGCCAGGCTGCGCGGAGCCACAGCACGTGGTGGGATGCTGCTCAGGCCCAGAGAACACCGCAGCAGGGACAAGAGCttggggcagggagcaggaagcCTGACCTCCTGTGCTgtcccacctgccccaggcctcagcttctccatctgAGCAGGGGAGGTAAGTCCCAACTcggccccacctcccccaaggTGTGAAACACGCTTTGCCAACCGAGTAAGTTCATTTTCAGGGTCACCAGAGTTCTGTCTCTCAAAGGGTAGAGGAAGCAGTGGGAATCTAGCAGCTTTTGAGGATACAAAGTGAGCCCAAGAGCACCGTTTAAGGAGTCCAGGCCTGGGGGTTACACTCAGAGAGCCCTTATAAAGGTGTTCAGAGTGGGAAGACCTTGGAAAGAAGACTCACGGAACCGGGAATTTAGCCAGGAGCTAGGGTAGGTAGCCGCGAGTAGCTGGACTCCAGGCCTTTTAacaagctgttccctctgccttccccaacTCATCTCCTTGGCCACCTAAGTACTCCTATGGGTTCTTCAAGGTCAAGCTCAAGCACCACTCGCTCCAGGAAGCATTCCTTGATTCCCCAAGGCCAGGTGAGGGGGCCCCATCCAGCCcttgctcttcctcttctcagCTCTACTGCTGGTGGAAGGGGCCCGTCTGTCACACACCCGTGCTCTGCGCAGGCAGCCATTGGCCCTCCTGGCTACATCTCAGGCAGGAAGCTCAGGGCTGCAAAGCCCAAGCTCTCAGGTTATTTGTTGATTGCTATAAGGAGACACATCTCAGCTCAAGGTAAGAAAGAACTTTCTAATAGTCCAAGCTGCCCAGGACTGCCAAGGCCTCCAGGTCCGTGGGCTCCCTAACGCTAGAGCTTAAAGCATTATtacagttatttatttaaataatagctACATTGTCCCAGTGCAGACTCTGCCAGGCACTGCGCTCAGCACTTCATGTGCAAGTTACTGTACTTTCACAGCAACCTTATAAGGGAAGTGCTATGAATATAATCATCCCCATTTAAAAGATGGataaactgaggttcagagagggatgtcagttgcccaaggtcacacagctagtgggtgGTGATGCCACCATTAAAACTCCTCCCTGAAGTGCTTCCCCACTGTGCTTCTGAAGTGGGAGGGACTCCTCGCTACCTGTCAGGGCAGTGGGCTTCACAAGTGTCCCTGAGGGTTGGGGGCTCCCAGGCACCGCAGTCTGCAGCTCCCGGGCCACTCTGCTCCGCAGAGGGTGAGCAGGCGGCAGTCCCTCCAGCAGCTGCTCCAGGGCCAGCCGAAGGAGGTCCAGTTTCTGGGAGGACTCTtggagctgggcctgggcctACAGAGGGGACACAGGCAGGGACAGGCCCATGGGACACGTGGGGCAGCAGTGGCCCAGGCCACCCAGAGTCATCACCCACATGACATCTCCACAGAAGGTGCCTCCTGCCACTGCAGAGGGTGCTACGAGAACAGGCAGACCCTTggagagggcagcagggaggggccggggcctgACCTCAGCCAGCGCCTTGCGGTCCTGAGTTCTCCGGCTACCGAGCAGCTTCACCACGTTCTTGGCGCCCTCGGCCACGGCAGCCTCCACGCGCAGTCGGTGCTGCAGCTCCTCTGCCAGCAgctcagggcctgggggaggaggacagCCCTCAGGccctgcccggccctgcccagccctgccgcCTTCTCAAGGCCTCACCTGGCTCAGGGGACCCACTGGCCTCCAGGCTGCTGATCTTCATCCGCAGCAGGGCCACCTTCAGCTGGCTGTCCCGCAGCATCTGCTGGGCGGCTGCCAGGAGCTTCTTCTCCTGCGGGGCCGTGATGTGTGCCCCATCAGACCAGTTCTCAGCCAGAGCCTCCCCCAGCAGAGCAGGGACTGCAGCGGAGCCTCCCTCGGTAGGCCAGACGCTAGAGTCAAGCTTCCCTGGCCAGGCTGGCTGCAGCGGCAGAGCCTCGTGGCCTAAGCCTCCCCAATCCGATCAGGGCCAGGGCCAAGCCTTCCTTCCTGTCAGACACGGACTGGGGCTCCCCATGTCATACTGGGAGGTGGGACTGGGGACTGGACTGGGATCCCACTGGACAAGTGCAGGGCCTTCTCTGTTAGTCTCGGGCTCAGGGCCACACGTTCCTGCCCAGCTGGGGCTCAGGGTGGCATTCCCCCCAGCAGACTGATCTATAGGGTCAATGGCTGGGCTGCATTTCCCTGACAGGATCGGGGCAGAGCTGCTCCTCCCCTAATATCTGACAGCCAAGTCTCAccagggtgggggttggggctgTGCCTCCCCCATCAGGCTGGGGGCCTCACCTTGGGGGTCCCACTGGCACACGTGTGGGTCATGTTCTCAGCCCCCTGTTTCACCTTCAGCTCCACCTGCAGCTGCCTCCGTAGAGCCTCCAGGTGCCGTGCCCTTGGCTGCTGCTCAGCCTGCGGCTGGGGGCCCAAGCCCACAGGTTCTGTCGCAGGGAGTGAGTGTTCCCATCACCTACAGCCGAGACCCCCATGGCCTAGCTCTCCCCTCCCTTGGCTCCTGGGCTATCAGTGGGGGCTCTGggaggaggctcagggaggcaaGGCAGTCTCGGCACAGGGCCAGGGCCTGGGTCAGCCTGCAGCCTTCTGTCCTGAGGGGTCTCAGCTCCTCACTCACCAGCCTGGCCAGGCCCGGGGCCAGGCAGCAGGATGCGGGCGTGCAGCTCCCGCAGTTCGCCATGCAGCTGCTCCAGGCGGCGATTGGAGGAGCGCAGCAGCTGCTGCACATGGCCCAGGTGGCGGCGGTCTGTGGCTACCCGCCGCAGGTTCTCCAAGCCCTCCTTGATTTTCAGCTCCTTCTGGATGGCCCGACGGATCGCCTCTTTCTCATCTTCTGAAGGCCGCTGGCCCGGCCCAGGCTGCAGAAGGGTGGAGAGGAGGCATGGGGTACAGCCCCACCAGCAGCCCCTGCTCCCTGCAAATGGAGAGGGCGGAGGGACCACACCCAGGACCGAAGCATCTCTGCCCTTAGAGTCAGACAGAAAGCCCAAGGCCACTCACATAGCCCATGCTCCTGTCCTCTGCTGTttagagaaggggaaggggaaactGCTAATGCTTATGCAATGCTCACTGGGTGCCAGGTTCTGTTCTAAAAGCATGGCATATATTACCTCCTCGCTCATCCCAGCAACCCCACCAGTTAGGAGcagttattatccccattttagagatgaggaaactgagacccagagaggtgaagtaatttgcccaaagtcgaGACAGAGGAGAGGCCACCCTCTTGGGGCTGGTGGGGATGGACACTAGCCTCTCCCTGCCAGCCATGGGGAACTAGGCTGCTGTACGTCTGGGAGCCAGAATAAGATCTGGGAGCGAGAAAAAGCTCAGCACTAAGGAGGGATTCACCCAAAATCACCTGGAGAAGGTAGCCAGTGGCCTGTGAGGCCAGGGCTTGTTCCCCACATCCCAGTGCCACAGGTGGCAAAgcggaggcacagagagggaccGGGGAGGTTTCCTGGTGCCCACTGCCAGCTTGGCTCCTGGTGGGGGGGTAGAAGTCTCTCACTGCCTCACCCCAGGCAGGagccaggaagaagaaaatctcCTTTCCAGAGGCCAACATTTCAAATCAGCTAGTGCCAAAGGTGACCGCAGGCCGAGCTGACCCACGATGCCCCTCCCAACACAGACTCTTGCAGGGACCCCACCTTACCTCTCTGTGTTCCATCTCCTGAGCCTAGTAGAAGGGGTGGTGACCCCAGCCTCAGggaccccaccccactccaggcCTAGGCTGGGTAGCTGGCTGGGCTGCCAGAGGGCAAGGGCGAGGCTCAGGAAATCCTTTGACCGCCCTAGGCAAGAGGGCCAGAGCCAAAGGCTGGAGCAAACAAAGATCCCATGGAGCTGGAGGCCCAGCCACCAGGGTCCTGAGTCACCCAGCCACTTGCTGCAGGGCGGAGGCTTGCAGGAAATCGGAAAATGTGTACAAGCCGGCTGGAACAGGCGGAGGCACCTCCGGAGGAAGGGTATGGAAGGTGGTAGACCCAGCCTGAAGGCTCCCTAAGCCACTGGGGTGCGAGCACTCAAGGAGTCTCTGTCTACCACACCTCACCCCCAACACAGGCCTGTGGGTGTCCTGTCTGCTCCGGGCTGGAATCCTGACCACAcacacctcctcctctctgctccccggTGGGACTCTATCTAGTACACAAacctccccgcccaccccccgTTACTCTGGGACAGGACACCACCTCTCCCTCCACAGTAACAGACAGGTGGGCACGCACAGCCTTGGCCCTTTGGGCCCGCGCGCACCTACTGCCAGCTCTGGGCAGGAACCCCGGCCCCCTGGGAATTCTGGAACACTCTGTACCCAAAGGTTCCCGCCCCGGCGTGGGGCTAggcccctccccccgccctcGTGTGCTCTGGGAAGGACCCTCCCAGGTGCACACAGGCAtccctctcccccactcccttTGCTTTCCCGCTAATTCCCGTCGGCCTTAGAGTCCCACCTGGAAG is from Lemur catta isolate mLemCat1 chromosome 10, mLemCat1.pri, whole genome shotgun sequence and encodes:
- the PKN3 gene encoding serine/threonine-protein kinase N3 isoform X1, giving the protein MEERAQRAQRQPGPGQRPSEDEKEAIRRAIQKELKIKEGLENLRRVATDRRHLGHVQQLLRSSNRRLEQLHGELRELHARILLPGPGPGQAEPVGLGPQPQAEQQPRARHLEALRRQLQVELKVKQGAENMTHTCASGTPKEKKLLAAAQQMLRDSQLKVALLRMKISSLEASGSPEPGPELLAEELQHRLRVEAAVAEGAKNVVKLLGSRRTQDRKALAEAQAQLQESSQKLDLLRLALEQLLEGLPPAHPLRSRVARELQTAVPGSPQPSGTLVKPTALTGTLQVRLLGCEQLLTAVPGRSPVAALAGSPSEGWLRTRARQQRGGCELAREVLAVLKVDNRTVGQTGWGQVAEQSWDQIFVIPLERARELEIGVHWRDWRQLCGVAFLRLEDFLDNACHQLSLSLVPQGRLFAQVTFCDPVIERRPRLQRQKRVFSKRRGQDFLRASQMNLSMAAWGRLVMSLLPPCSSPSTISPPKGCPQTPTTPRGGSDPASPSNFLPKKTPLAEEMKPPPKPPRLYLPQEPTPEEPPRIKRLHMEPRTGLRPSPPASPARKPPRLQDFRCLAVLGRGHFGKVLLVQFKGTGKYYAIKALKKQEVLGRDEVESLYCEKRILEAVGCTGHPFLLSLLACFQTSSHACFLTEFVPGGDLMMQIHEDVFPEPQACFYLACVVLGLQFLHEKKIIYRDLKLDNLLLDAQGFLKIADFGLCKEGIGFGDRTSTFCGTPEFLAPEVLTQESYTRAVDWWGLGVLLYEMLVGECPFPGDTEEEVFDCIVNADAPCPRFLSAQGLELIQKLLQKCPEKRLGAREQDAEEIKIQPFFRTTDWQALLARTVQPPFVPALCGPADLRYFEGEFTGLPPALTPPAPRSALSARQQAAFRDFDFVSERFLEP
- the PKN3 gene encoding serine/threonine-protein kinase N3 isoform X4, which codes for MTHTCASGTPKEKKLLAAAQQMLRDSQLKVALLRMKISSLEASGSPEPGPELLAEELQHRLRVEAAVAEGAKNVVKLLGSRRTQDRKALAEAQAQLQESSQKLDLLRLALEQLLEGLPPAHPLRSRVARELQTAVPGSPQPSGTLVKPTALTGTLQVRLLGCEQLLTAVPGRSPVAALAGSPSEGWLRTRARQQRGGCELAREVLAVLKVDNRTVGQTGWGQVAEQSWDQIFVIPLERARELEIGVHWRDWRQLCGVAFLRLEDFLDNACHQLSLSLVPQGRLFAQVTFCDPVIERRPRLQRQKRVFSKRRGQDFLRASQMNLSMAAWGRLVMSLLPPCSSPSTISPPKGCPQTPTTPRGGSDPASPSNFLPKKTPLAEEMKPPPKPPRLYLPQEPTPEEPPRIKRLHMEPRTGLRPSPPASPARKPPRLQDFRCLAVLGRGHFGKVLLVQFKGTGKYYAIKALKKQEVLGRDEVESLYCEKRILEAVGCTGHPFLLSLLACFQTSSHACFLTEFVPGGDLMMQIHEDVFPEPQACFYLACVVLGLQFLHEKKIIYRDLKLDNLLLDAQGFLKIADFGLCKEGIGFGDRTSTFCGTPEFLAPEVLTQESYTRAVDWWGLGVLLYEMLVGECPFPGDTEEEVFDCIVNADAPCPRFLSAQGLELIQKLLQKCPEKRLGAREQDAEEIKIQPFFRTTDWQALLARTVQPPFVPALCGPADLRYFEGEFTGLPPALTPPAPRSALSARQQAAFRDFDFVSERFLEP
- the PKN3 gene encoding serine/threonine-protein kinase N3 isoform X2 encodes the protein MEHREPGPGQRPSEDEKEAIRRAIQKELKIKEGLENLRRVATDRRHLGHVQQLLRSSNRRLEQLHGELRELHARILLPGPGPGQAEPVGLGPQPQAEQQPRARHLEALRRQLQVELKVKQGAENMTHTCASGTPKEKKLLAAAQQMLRDSQLKVALLRMKISSLEASGSPEPGPELLAEELQHRLRVEAAVAEGAKNVVKLLGSRRTQDRKALAEAQAQLQESSQKLDLLRLALEQLLEGLPPAHPLRSRVARELQTAVPGSPQPSGTLVKPTALTGTLQVRLLGCEQLLTAVPGRSPVAALAGSPSEGWLRTRARQQRGGCELAREVLAVLKVDNRTVGQTGWGQVAEQSWDQIFVIPLERARELEIGVHWRDWRQLCGVAFLRLEDFLDNACHQLSLSLVPQGRLFAQVTFCDPVIERRPRLQRQKRVFSKRRGQDFLRASQMNLSMAAWGRLVMSLLPPCSSPSTISPPKGCPQTPTTPRGGSDPASPSNFLPKKTPLAEEMKPPPKPPRLYLPQEPTPEEPPRIKRLHMEPRTGLRPSPPASPARKPPRLQDFRCLAVLGRGHFGKVLLVQFKGTGKYYAIKALKKQEVLGRDEVESLYCEKRILEAVGCTGHPFLLSLLACFQTSSHACFLTEFVPGGDLMMQIHEDVFPEPQACFYLACVVLGLQFLHEKKIIYRDLKLDNLLLDAQGFLKIADFGLCKEGIGFGDRTSTFCGTPEFLAPEVLTQESYTRAVDWWGLGVLLYEMLVGECPFPGDTEEEVFDCIVNADAPCPRFLSAQGLELIQKLLQKCPEKRLGAREQDAEEIKIQPFFRTTDWQALLARTVQPPFVPALCGPADLRYFEGEFTGLPPALTPPAPRSALSARQQAAFRDFDFVSERFLEP
- the PKN3 gene encoding serine/threonine-protein kinase N3 isoform X3 — protein: MEERAQRAQRQPGPGQRPSEDEKEAIRRAIQKELKIKEGLENLRRVATDRRHLGHVQQLLRSSNRRLEQLHGELRELHARILLPGPGPGQAEPVGLGPQPQAEQQPRARHLEALRRQLQVELKVKQGAENMTHTCASGTPKEKKLLAAAQQMLRDSQLKVALLRMKISSLEASGSPEPGPELLAEELQHRLRVEAAVAEGAKNVVKLLGSRRTQDRKALAEAQAQLQESSQKLDLLRLALEQLLEGLPPAHPLRSRVARELQTAVPGSPQPSGTLVKPTALTGTLQVRLLGCEQLLTAVPGRSPVAALAGSPSEGWLRTRARQQRGGCELAREVLAVLKVDNRTVGQTGWGQVAEQSWDQIFVIPLERVTFCDPVIERRPRLQRQKRVFSKRRGQDFLRASQMNLSMAAWGRLVMSLLPPCSSPSTISPPKGCPQTPTTPRGGSDPASPSNFLPKKTPLAEEMKPPPKPPRLYLPQEPTPEEPPRIKRLHMEPRTGLRPSPPASPARKPPRLQDFRCLAVLGRGHFGKVLLVQFKGTGKYYAIKALKKQEVLGRDEVESLYCEKRILEAVGCTGHPFLLSLLACFQTSSHACFLTEFVPGGDLMMQIHEDVFPEPQACFYLACVVLGLQFLHEKKIIYRDLKLDNLLLDAQGFLKIADFGLCKEGIGFGDRTSTFCGTPEFLAPEVLTQESYTRAVDWWGLGVLLYEMLVGECPFPGDTEEEVFDCIVNADAPCPRFLSAQGLELIQKLLQKCPEKRLGAREQDAEEIKIQPFFRTTDWQALLARTVQPPFVPALCGPADLRYFEGEFTGLPPALTPPAPRSALSARQQAAFRDFDFVSERFLEP